A genomic segment from Luteibacter aegosomatis encodes:
- a CDS encoding DUF1989 domain-containing protein yields the protein MIDPEGEQVSDLVAFHAHDSKEWLSSGRSLDYASKLFLTTGDVLYSNRSSPMLVIERDDVGRHDFLLAPCSKEMFAKLYGHAEPHRGCFGNLAEALGPFGIDPDHIPTAFNVFMNVQVDGQSGRLSVEPPLSKPGDSTTFVAQMDLVVALTACSAGLSNNFRFKPIQYRVD from the coding sequence GTGATCGATCCGGAGGGTGAGCAGGTCAGCGACCTCGTCGCGTTTCATGCCCACGACTCCAAAGAATGGCTATCCAGCGGACGTTCGCTCGACTATGCGTCGAAGCTGTTCTTGACCACCGGTGACGTTCTGTACTCCAACCGCAGTTCCCCGATGCTCGTCATCGAACGCGACGACGTGGGGCGGCACGACTTCCTCCTGGCGCCGTGTTCGAAAGAAATGTTCGCGAAGCTTTACGGACATGCCGAGCCCCATCGGGGCTGCTTCGGCAACCTCGCGGAGGCGCTGGGCCCCTTTGGCATCGATCCAGACCACATCCCGACGGCATTCAACGTCTTCATGAACGTGCAGGTCGATGGACAAAGCGGCCGGTTGTCGGTGGAGCCACCTTTGAGCAAGCCGGGCGACAGCACCACGTTCGTGGCGCAGATGGATCTTGTGGTCGCGTTGACGGCCTGTTCCGCGGGCCTGTCGAACAACTTCCGTTTCAAGCCGATCCAATACCGCGTCGATTGA
- a CDS encoding nuclear transport factor 2 family protein produces MKALCLRTCATLALASAGVHAEQPGQKAKEDPANLFHTVTALDTEFFGAFNRCDVAGQLEKHASFMDADVEFYHDKGGVSWTRKDYIDKTRQNVCGHYRRKLIPGTMEVYPIEGYGAIEEGQQDFCDLRSDTCFGQAKFMIVWHRTPDGWRATRIFSYGHRAIDDAGTRPGSTPPAAPGR; encoded by the coding sequence ATGAAAGCCCTTTGCTTGCGGACCTGCGCAACGCTCGCCCTGGCCTCGGCGGGAGTTCATGCCGAACAGCCGGGCCAAAAAGCGAAAGAGGACCCGGCCAACCTCTTTCACACCGTCACGGCGTTGGATACCGAGTTCTTCGGGGCCTTCAACCGTTGCGACGTCGCCGGGCAACTGGAAAAGCACGCCAGCTTCATGGATGCCGACGTCGAGTTCTACCACGACAAGGGCGGCGTCAGCTGGACCCGGAAGGACTACATCGACAAGACCCGCCAGAACGTCTGCGGACATTACCGCCGAAAGCTCATCCCCGGCACGATGGAGGTCTATCCCATCGAAGGGTACGGTGCGATCGAAGAGGGCCAGCAGGATTTCTGCGATCTGCGATCCGACACGTGCTTCGGCCAGGCGAAATTCATGATCGTCTGGCACCGAACGCCCGACGGCTGGCGCGCGACGCGAATATTCAGTTATGGACACCGTGCCATCGACGACGCGGGGACGCGCCCGGGTTCGACGCCTCCGGCGGCGCCAGGACGTTGA